One stretch of Anolis carolinensis isolate JA03-04 chromosome 3, rAnoCar3.1.pri, whole genome shotgun sequence DNA includes these proteins:
- the LOC134297958 gene encoding zinc finger protein 850-like yields the protein MEEKASEYLECGKSFAQSGDLCSNQKTHTGEKPYICQECGKSFAQSAHLHLHQRTHTGEKPYTCQECGKSFARRGNLDVHQRIHTGEKPYTCLECGKSFAQRGHLDVHQRTHTGEKPHTCLECGKSFTKSSALRLHQRTHTGEKPYICLECGQSFTENGSLHKHQKIHTGEKPYTCLECGKSFARRGNLDVHQRIHTGEKPYTCLECGKSFAQRGHLDVHQRTHTGEKPFKCLECGQSFTASGKLRSHQRTHTGEKPYTCLECGQSFTERRSLRKHQRTHTGEKPYSCLECGKCFTESSYLHSHQRIHTGEKPYSCLECGKSFAQRVSLDSHQMIHTGEKPYSCLECGKSFTERGSLRKHQRTHTGEKPYSCLECGKCFTESSYLHSHQRIHTGEKPYTCLECGKSFAQRGNLDVHQRTHTGEKPYTCLECGQSFTERRSLRKHQRTHTGEKPYSCLECGQSFTERGSLRKHQRTHTGEKPYTCLECGQSFTERGSLRKHQRTHTGEKPYSCLECGKCFTESSYLHSHQRIHTGEKPYTCLECGKSFAQRGNLDVHQRTHTGEKPYTCLECGQSFTERSLRKHQRTHTGEKPYTCLECGKSFAQRGHLDVHQRTHTGEKPFKCLECGKSFAQRVNLDSHQRTHTGEKPYTCLECGQSFTERGSLCKHQRTHTEEKPYTCLECGQSFTQSGSLGSHQRTHTGEKPYTCLECGKSFARRGNLRLHQRTHTGEKPHTCLECGMRFTKSSALRLHQRTHTGEKPYSCLECGKSFTQSSDLRSHKRTHTGEKPYKCLECGKSFTQSSNLRSHQRTHTGVSGSLQRISLNADQR from the coding sequence atggaggagaagGCATCAGAatacctggagtgtggaaagagctttgcacaGAGTGGAGATCTATGTTCAaatcaaaagactcacactggagagaaaccctatatatgccaggagtgtggaaagagctttgctcagagtgcACATCTACAtttgcatcaaaggactcatactggagagaaaccatatacttgccaggagtgtggaaagagctttgctaggAGAGGAAATCTAGAtgtacatcaaaggattcacactggggagaaaccgtatacatgcctggagtgtggaaagagctttgctcagagaggACATCTAGatgtacatcaaaggactcacactggagagaaaccacatacttgcctggagtgtggaaagagcttcactaagAGTTCAgctctacgtttacatcaaaggactcacactggggagaaaccctatatatgcctggagtgtggacagagcttcactgagaatgGAAGTCTGCATAAACATCAaaagattcacactggggagaaaccctatacatgcctggagtgtggaaagagctttgctaggAGAGGAAATCTAGAtgtacatcaaaggattcacactggggagaaaccgtatacatgcctggagtgtggaaagagctttgctcagagaggACATCTAGatgtacatcaaaggactcacactggggagaaaccctttaaatgcctagagtgtggacagagcttcactgctaGTGGAAAACTACGTTCACATcagcggactcacactggggagaaaccctatacatgcctggagtgtggacagagcttcactgagagaagaagtctacgtaaacatcagcggactcacactggggagaaaccctattcatgcctggagtgtggaaagtgctTCACTGAGAGTTCatatctacattcacatcaaaggattcacactggggagaaaccctattcatgcctcgagtgcggaaagagctttgctcagagagtGAGTCTGGATTCACATCAAatgattcacactggggagaaaccctattcatgccttgagtgcggaaagagcttcactgagagaggaagtctacgtaaacatcagcggactcacactggggagaaaccctattcatgcctggagtgtggaaagtgctTCACTGAGAGTTCatatctacattcacatcaaaggattcacactggggagaaaccctatacatgcctggagtgtggaaagagctttgctcagagaggAAATCTAGatgtacatcaaaggactcacactggggagaaaccctatacatgcctggagtgtggacagagcttcactgagagaagAAGTTTACGTAAACATcagcggactcacactggggagaaaccctattcatgcctggagtgtggacagagcttcactgagagaggaagtctacgtaaacatcagcggactcacactggggagaaaccctatacatgcctggagtgtggacagagcttcactgagagaggaagtctacgtaaacatcagcggactcacactggggagaaaccctattcatgcctggagtgtggaaagtgctTCACTGAGAGTTCatatctacattcacatcaaaggattcacactggggagaaaccctatacatgcctggagtgtggaaagagctttgctcagagaggAAATCTAGatgtacatcaaaggactcacactggggagaaaccctatacatgcctggagtgtggacagagcttcactgagagaagTTTACGTAAACATcagcggactcacactggggagaaaccctatacatgcctggagtgtggaaagagctttgctcagagaggACACCTAGatgtacatcaaaggactcacactggggagaaaccctttaaatgcctagagtgtggaaagagctttgctcagagagtGAATCtggattcacatcaaaggactcacactggggagaaaccctacacatgcctggagtgtggacagagcttcactgagagaggAAGTCTAtgcaaacatcaaaggactcacactgaggagaaaccctatacatgcctggagtgtggacagagcttcactcagagtggaaGTCTaggttcacatcaaaggactcacactggggagaaaccctatacatgcctggagtgtggaaagagctttgctaggAGAGGAAATCTACGtttgcatcaaaggactcacactggagagaaaccacatacttgcctggagtgtggaatgcGCTTCACTAAGAGTTCAgctctacgtttacatcaaaggactcacactggggagaaaccctattcatgcctggagtgtggaaagagcttcactcagagttcagatcTGCGTTCACataaaagaactcacactggggagaaaccctataaatgtcttgagtgtggaaagagctttactcagagttcaaatctacgttcacatcaaaggactcacactggggtgtcaggctcacttcaaaggatcagtctgaacgcagatcagagatag
- the LOC100566269 gene encoding zinc finger protein 664, with amino-acid sequence MALWVELCLSLHPILGLSRGSEWPRGTWFSRDSFCEHPNKPQWWFELDGGEAGLGWQQDCFDGRRRLRWDAQDADVKGSPVIVVSLRIQHILIYVHIKRLTLRRNLIHAWSVERALVAVQSCKLSLQQKKHTGEKPYKCLECGKNFTQSSNLHLHQRTHTGEKPHTCLECGKSFAWRGNLDVHQRTHTGEKPYTCLECGKDFTQSSSLRSHQRTHTGEKPYICLECGKSFAQRIHLDTHQRTHTGEKPFKCLECEQSFTERVSLRNHQRIHTGEKPYTCLECGKDFTQSSSLRKHQRTHTGEKPYTCLECGKDFTQSSSLRLHQRIHTGEKPYTCLECGKDFTQSSNLHLHQRTHTGEKPHTCLECGKSFTYSGHLRKHQRTHTGEKPYTCLECGQSFTESGSLRKHQRTHTGEKPYTCLECGQSFTESGHLRKHQRTHTREKPYTEFHC; translated from the exons ATGGCATTGTGGGTGGAGCTGTGCTTGTCTCTGCATCCCATCCTGGGGCTCAGCCGAGGGAGTGAATGGCCCAGAGGAACTTGGTTCAGCAGAGACTCCTTTTGTGAACATCCCAACAAGCCTCAATGGTGGTTTGAATTAGACGGTGGAGAGGCAGGTCTTGGTTGGCAGCAGGATTGCTTTGATGGCAGGAGGCGCCTGCGTTGGGATGCTCAGGACGCAGACGTGAAAGGCAGCCCCGTAATCGTTGTGTCCCTCAGGATACAGCACATCCTG ATCTATgttcacatcaaaagactcacactgcGGAGAAACCTTATACAcgcatggagtgtggaaagggctttagTTGCAGTTCAAAGTTGCAAACTATCTTTGCAACAAAAGaaacacactggagagaaaccctataaatgcctggaatgtggaaagaactttactcagagttcaaatctccatttgcatcaaaggactcacactggagagaaaccacatacttgcctggagtgtggaaagagctttgcttggAGAGGAAATCTAGatgtacatcaaaggactcacactggggagaaaccctatacatgcctggagtgtggaaaggactttactcagagttcaagtctacgttcacatcaaaggactcacactggggagaaaccctatatatgcctggagtgtggaaagagctttgctcagagaaTACATCTagatacacatcaaaggactcatactggtgagaaaccctttaaatgcctggaatgtgaacagagcttcactgagcGTGTAAGTCTACGTaaccatcaaaggattcacactggggagaaaccctatacatgcctggagtgtggaaaggactttactcagagttcaagtctacgtaaacatcaaaggactcacactggggagaaaccctatacatgcctggagtgtggaaaggactttactcagagttcaagtctacgtttacatcaaaggattcacactggggagaaaccctatacatgcctggagtgtggaaaggactttactcagagttcaaatctccatttgcatcaaaggactcacactggagagaaaccacatacttgcctggagtgtggaaagagcttcacttatAGTGGACATCTACGTAAACATcagcggactcacactggggagaaaccctatacatgcctggagtgtggacagagcttcactgagagtggaagtctacgtaaacatcaaaggactcacactggggagaaaccctatacatgcctggaatgtggacagagcttcactgagagtggacatctacgtaaacatcaaaggactcacaccagggagaaaccctatacagaGTTTCACTGCTAG